In Xanthomonas sp. SI, the following are encoded in one genomic region:
- a CDS encoding ATP-binding protein encodes MRESVASELDRWTEDNNRYLAASLHWLRLLLQTMLPAAAAAPGTTQAVAPVSRGWFARAAQGDAPRVEAAPIALPAPQASLGSATDARAQAAQTEPPPALLLLAERLGLNPFERDVLLLCAAMELDPALPGLLQAVHGVAYPSFGLALQLFEQPSWDALSAQRPLRHLRLLEINQPGATALTASALRADERIVNAIKGLNQLDERLAALATPLPQLLPLAPSQHRQVQELLGRVQAAPAGSTPAVQLLGADRGSRVAVAAQAAAALGRHLYTVPAESLPTTRAELEIFVRLWLRESLLLPIALYVEADQTDAASGDAVAAVQHLALRPPGLLFVGLRDTPLRGDGSACSLEVTTPTAAEQHAAWRDALAAGPDGSATGESAPDATAGDDAQAARARDAATLSGHFKLNLEQIAAVAAQARTRNADPWDICRDLSLAQLDTLAQRLQPKARWEDLVLGEEATALLRQIAAQVHGRHRVYQQWGYAERMNRGMGISALFAGESGTGKTMAAEVIANELRLHLFRIDLSSVVSKYIGETEKNLRRLFDAAEQGGAILFFDEADALFGKRSEVKDSHDRYANIEINYLLQRMEAFSGLAILATNMKAALDTAFMRRLRFVVNFPFPGPAERARMWRGAFAPGVPREALDYDRLARFGLSGGNIHSVALNAAFAAASDDATVDMPRLLQSVRSELRKLDKPVNEVEFR; translated from the coding sequence ATGCGCGAAAGTGTCGCCTCCGAGTTGGACCGCTGGACCGAGGACAACAACCGCTACCTGGCGGCGTCCTTGCACTGGCTGCGGTTGCTGTTGCAGACGATGCTGCCGGCGGCCGCCGCGGCGCCCGGCACGACGCAGGCGGTCGCGCCGGTGTCGCGCGGCTGGTTCGCGCGCGCCGCGCAGGGCGATGCGCCGCGCGTGGAGGCGGCGCCGATCGCGTTGCCGGCGCCGCAGGCCTCGCTCGGCAGCGCCACCGACGCACGCGCGCAGGCGGCGCAGACCGAGCCGCCGCCGGCCTTGCTACTGCTGGCCGAGCGGCTGGGCCTGAATCCGTTCGAACGCGACGTGTTGCTGCTGTGCGCGGCGATGGAGCTGGACCCGGCGCTGCCCGGTTTGCTGCAGGCCGTGCATGGCGTGGCGTATCCCAGCTTCGGCCTGGCCTTGCAGCTGTTCGAGCAACCGAGCTGGGATGCGCTTTCTGCGCAGCGTCCGCTGCGCCACTTGCGCTTGCTCGAGATCAACCAGCCCGGCGCCACCGCGCTGACCGCGTCGGCGCTGCGCGCCGACGAGCGCATCGTCAACGCGATCAAGGGTCTGAACCAGCTGGACGAGCGCCTGGCCGCGCTGGCGACGCCACTGCCGCAGTTGCTGCCGCTGGCGCCAAGCCAGCATCGACAGGTGCAGGAGCTGCTCGGCAGGGTGCAGGCCGCGCCGGCAGGCAGCACGCCCGCAGTGCAACTGCTCGGCGCCGATCGCGGCAGCCGCGTCGCGGTGGCGGCACAGGCCGCCGCCGCGTTGGGCCGGCATCTGTATACCGTGCCGGCCGAATCGCTGCCGACCACGCGCGCCGAACTGGAGATCTTCGTCCGCCTGTGGCTGCGCGAGAGCCTGCTGCTGCCGATCGCGCTGTACGTGGAAGCCGACCAGACCGATGCCGCAAGCGGCGACGCTGTCGCGGCCGTGCAGCACCTCGCGCTGCGGCCGCCGGGCCTGCTCTTCGTCGGCCTGCGCGATACGCCGCTGCGCGGCGATGGCAGCGCATGCAGTCTCGAGGTGACCACGCCGACCGCCGCCGAACAGCATGCAGCGTGGCGCGACGCGCTCGCGGCCGGGCCGGATGGCAGCGCCACTGGCGAAAGCGCTCCCGACGCGACCGCCGGAGACGATGCGCAGGCCGCGCGAGCGCGCGACGCGGCGACCCTGTCCGGCCACTTCAAGCTCAATCTCGAACAGATCGCCGCCGTCGCCGCGCAAGCGCGCACGCGCAACGCAGATCCCTGGGACATCTGCCGCGACCTGTCGCTGGCGCAACTGGACACCCTGGCGCAACGCCTGCAACCGAAGGCGCGCTGGGAGGACCTGGTGCTCGGCGAGGAAGCCACGGCGCTGTTGCGCCAGATCGCCGCCCAAGTACACGGCCGCCATCGCGTCTACCAGCAATGGGGCTACGCCGAACGGATGAACCGCGGCATGGGCATCAGCGCCCTGTTCGCCGGCGAGAGCGGCACCGGCAAGACCATGGCCGCCGAGGTGATCGCCAACGAACTGCGCCTGCACCTGTTCCGCATCGACCTGTCGTCGGTGGTCAGCAAGTACATCGGCGAGACCGAGAAGAACCTGCGGCGCCTGTTCGATGCCGCCGAGCAGGGCGGCGCGATCCTGTTCTTCGACGAGGCCGACGCGCTGTTCGGCAAGCGCAGCGAGGTCAAGGACAGCCACGACCGCTACGCCAACATCGAGATCAACTACCTGCTGCAGCGAATGGAGGCGTTCTCCGGACTGGCGATCCTGGCCACCAACATGAAGGCGGCGCTGGACACCGCGTTCATGCGCCGGCTGCGCTTCGTGGTCAATTTTCCATTCCCAGGCCCGGCCGAGCGCGCGCGCATGTGGCGCGGC